Below is a window of Verrucomicrobiia bacterium DNA.
CAAAAGCATCGGAAGAACCAGGCCCATCGAAACGGACCACCAGTTGTAATGAGCATGCTGATTCATGATCAGCCGGCTTTTTGCGAGGTCTTCGACGTTCTTGAAATTGACGTCGTGTTTGTAAAACATGATCCAGCCCACGTGGCAAAAGAAAAATCCCCTCTTGCTGTTATGCGGGTCGAGATCGGTGTCCGTGAATTGATGGTGCTGCCGGTGCTGGGAGGCCCAGCGCAGCGCGGATTTCTGGAAGGTGGCCGCGCCGAAGGCAAGAAGCAGGAACTCGATGAATTTGCTGGTTTTGAAAACGTTGTGCGAAAAATAGCGGTGGTAACCCACCGTGATGGCAAAGCTCGTGGTGATTAAAAAAAACAGGAAGAGAAAGAGTTCGGAAAGGGCCAGCCCGTGATGATAGATGTAGATCGGGGTTCCGATGACTCCGATCAGGGTAACGGCCGGCATAAAAATAACGGCCATCCAACGGGTATGGCGCTTGGGAGGCGAATAACCACTCATAGGTCATTGTACCTTGTTTGGGGGAAAGAACAACGGGTATAACCGGGCCGTTCCCAACCCGAAAAGATCCACAACCCGCAGCGACCTCCTTGTTTCACGCGCCATCACGAATTTTAGGCTCGACAAGAACGTCTCCAAGTCAGTTCACAAAAAATAGCGGGGCATTCCATACTCTGCCCGCCCCCTTCATCGCCTTCGCTTATTGCGCCGCTCCCGATCGCCAGCCCCGCCGGCCAATGTCAGATAAAAATAAGCACTGGCAATCGAGCCGCGCTGGCATGTAATTCGAGCTGCATCTGCTAAATAATAAAGCGCGTCTCTTTTAGGCGAGCATTTTTACTTTATACTTCCCGCCATGCGAAATATTAGGCTTACCGATGAGTTGCTTACCCGGAAAATTTTTGTGATACGCGGCTATCGTGTCATGCTGGACAGCGATCTTGCGGAGCTTTATGGGGTATCGACCAAGCGGCTCAATGAACAAGTCGGACGCAATAGAAACCGATTTCCGGATGATTTTATGTTCCGTTTAACAGCGAAAGAAAAGGCTGAGGTGGTCGCAAATTGCGACCACCTCCATAAGCTGAAATATTCTACTTCCTTGCCTCATGCCTTTACTGAATATGGCGCCGTCATGCTGGCAAGTGTCCTCAATAGTGCCCTGGCCATTCAATCCAGCATTCAGGTCGTCCGAGCATTCATCCGTTTGAAGGAGCTTTTAAGCACGAATCAGCTCCTGGCAAAGCGGTTAGATGACTTAGAAAGGAAAATTCAAAAAAATGATGCGGAAATCCAGGCCATATTTGACGCCATAAGACAACTCATGTCGCCGCCGGAAAATTCCAAAAAACGCATTGGATTTCATTGAGTCGGAAAGCGGCTATCGATTGTGCAAAAAAAATAGCGGGGCTCTGGGGAGAGCCCCGCTATCTTTCATTCCAAAGGTCTAAGCGGAATCTTTTGATTCCGGCAACCTGTGGTCGAAGCCTGAGCGGTGAGGCCTTGAAGCATGTCCTCACCGCGTAGCGACGAGATCATTAATTGAGCTCGGGGCTTTTCCGGTGAGGCCTTGATGCGTGTCCTCACCGGGTGCCGACGAGGTTATTAATTGGGCTCGTCGGCTGGTTAAATCTTGGTCACGTTGGCGGCCTGGTCGCCCTTGGGACCGGCGGTGACTTCGAACTGCACCTGCTGGCCTTCATCGAGGGACTTGTAGCCGGTTCCGTTGATGACCGAATGATGAACGAACACATCCTTCGCGCCATTAGAACGGGTGATAAATCCGTAACCCTTGGAGTTATCGAACCACTTCACTGTTCCTGTTTCCATATGTAGTATCCTCCTTCCGGAAAAATCGCACAACGAGATGAATCTCATGTGAGGTAGGTCTAAACGCAGGAGTAAAAATAAACGAGGACTGACTGGCAAAGCAGACAAGAGACTCGGAGATTTTTTTCACTTGCAAAGCACTACTGGTGCCCACTATGGACTACCGGCCCTTCCCTGTCAACACATCATTTCATTTATTTTTTTTGCGCCCGGAAAAGGCTGCCCTTCTTCGGCCACGGACTAGCAGCCCCGATCCTTGTTTTCAGATCAGGCCGGCCGCTCAGGCGCACTTGGGCAGGTCGATGGTAAAGACGCACCCTTCATGGCCCATGTTCCGCGCGGACAGGCTGCCGTGATTGAATTCGACCGCTTGCCGGCTGAGCGAAAGCCCCAGGCCCAGGCCGCTTTTGTCGGCCCCTTTTTGGACAAAGGGCTTGAAGAGATCTTCGGTTTTTCCCGGGATGCCGCCGCATTCGTCCTTCACGTCGATGATGACGTGCCCGTCGGATTCTTTGCCCGTCACGCGCACGGCGCCGCCGTTCTTGGTGAATTTCATTCCATTGCTTACGAGGTTCGACAGCGCGGAATAAATCATGTGCGGGTCGGCCGTCAATTCGATGGCGGGATCGACGTCGATTTCAAGGCGGACGCCTTTTGACTTTCCCACGACTAAGGCCGAGGCCTCGACGGCGCTGACGACGTCGATCAGCCGGACGGAAGAAAGCTCCGGGGGTGCGGCCCCGCGCAGGCGGACTTCTACAAGGGACTTGTCGAGAATGTGCTGCATGCGGTCCAGCGCATGCTCCAGCACATGGGAGGTGCTGCCGGCGATGCCGGCCTTTCCTTGCTTGATCATGTCCTGGGCCATCATCGCGGCCGCCAGTGAGTTTCCCAGTTCGTGGAGAAGAAAGCCAAGCTTTTCGGTTTCTCCGCGCTCGACATCCGAGCTTT
It encodes the following:
- a CDS encoding HAMP domain-containing sensor histidine kinase → MLFEFLIENHQEILDECKGKMLSLSASKPSSEALDRGLPIFLSELTGVLRRALQKGPDYGSFPCGATLPEGSAAMRGKESLRLGYTVGQVVHAYGAVCQTIMEMVQKKKYKITAEEFRQLNFCLDCAIAEAVTEFEAAQSSDVERGETEKLGFLLHELGNSLAAAMMAQDMIKQGKAGIAGSTSHVLEHALDRMQHILDKSLVEVRLRGAAPPELSSVRLIDVVSAVEASALVVGKSKGVRLEIDVDPAIELTADPHMIYSALSNLVSNGMKFTKNGGAVRVTGKESDGHVIIDVKDECGGIPGKTEDLFKPFVQKGADKSGLGLGLSLSRQAVEFNHGSLSARNMGHEGCVFTIDLPKCA
- a CDS encoding ORF6N domain-containing protein, producing the protein MRNIRLTDELLTRKIFVIRGYRVMLDSDLAELYGVSTKRLNEQVGRNRNRFPDDFMFRLTAKEKAEVVANCDHLHKLKYSTSLPHAFTEYGAVMLASVLNSALAIQSSIQVVRAFIRLKELLSTNQLLAKRLDDLERKIQKNDAEIQAIFDAIRQLMSPPENSKKRIGFH
- a CDS encoding acyl-CoA desaturase, with the translated sequence MPAVTLIGVIGTPIYIYHHGLALSELFLFLFFLITTSFAITVGYHRYFSHNVFKTSKFIEFLLLAFGAATFQKSALRWASQHRQHHQFTDTDLDPHNSKRGFFFCHVGWIMFYKHDVNFKNVEDLAKSRLIMNQHAHYNWWSVSMGLVLPMLL
- a CDS encoding cold-shock protein codes for the protein METGTVKWFDNSKGYGFITRSNGAKDVFVHHSVINGTGYKSLDEGQQVQFEVTAGPKGDQAANVTKI